A window from Corythoichthys intestinalis isolate RoL2023-P3 chromosome 10, ASM3026506v1, whole genome shotgun sequence encodes these proteins:
- the agpat4 gene encoding 1-acyl-sn-glycerol-3-phosphate acyltransferase delta isoform X1 — translation MGDGCSHSTRCYLTRLQRLFKYSRTMSLVQLLRSHIFGHLIICYVFLVSGIIINVLQLCTLPLWPLNKQLARKVNCRLAYCISSQMVAVLEWWSGTECILYTDPKTYPLYGKENAIVVLNHSFEIDFLCGWTFCERLGVLGSSKVLAKKELAYVPVIGWMWYFLEIVFCKRKWEEDRKTVAQSLQNLRDYPENYWFLLYCEGTRFTPKKHEISMQVAETKGLPKLKYHLLPRTKGFWVTVQNLRGTVKAVYDSTLNFRNNETPTLLGILSGRKYHADLYVRRIPLDVIPEDESECADWLHKLYQEKDHFQEGYMQTGKYPGPIVNAPRRPWSLINWLFWSCLVLYPLGLLLVQLIISGSVGTILVSTALCIAGSVGVRWMIGQTEINRSSNYGSKTATQNNNRENQNALVDAS, via the exons ATGGGCGATGGGTGCAGTCATAGCACACGCTGTTACTTGACACGACTACAGAGATTGTTCAAATATTCCAGAACAATGAGCCTGGTGCAGCTGCTGAGAAGCCACATCTTTGGCCATCTGATCATCTGCTACGTGTTCCTGGTCAGCGGCATCATCATCAACGTGCTGCAGTTATGCACCCTACCTCTGTGGCCGCTCAACAAACAACTGGCCCGAAAGGTCAACTGCAGACTCGCGTACTGCATCAGCAGCC AGATGGTAGCAGTTTTGGAGTGGTGGTCTGGAACGGAATGCATCCTCTATACTGACCCAAAGACATACCCTTTGTATGGAAAAGAAAATGCAATTGTGGTTCTCAACCACAGTTTTGAGATAGACTTTCTGTGTGGCTGGACCTTCTGTGAGCGATTGGGAGTTCTCGGG agtTCCAAAGTACTTGCCAAAAAGGAGTTGGCTTACGTACCTGTCATTGGTTGGATGTGGTACTTCCTGGAAATCGTGTTCTGCAAGAGAAAATGGGAAGAGGACAGAAAGACAGTGGCTCAAAGTCTTCAGAACCTAAGGGACTACCCTGAAAACTATTGG TTTTTGCTTTACTGCGAAGGAACTCGATTCACACCAAAGAAGCATGAGATCAGCATGCAGGTAGCAGAAACCAAAGGTTTGCCTAAACTTAAGTATCATCTTCTACCAAGAACCAAAGGCTTCTGGGTCACAGTTCAAAATCTCAGAGGAACCG TCAAAGCGGTGTATGACTCTACACTTAACTTCAGAAACAACGAAACACCAACTCTGCTTGGAATTCTAAGCGGAAGGAAATACCATGCAGATTTATATGTGAG GAGAATCCCACTTGACGTCATTCCAGAAGATGAATCTGAGTGTGCTGATTGGCTCCACAAACTCTACCAGGAAAAG GATCATTTTCAAGAGGGCTACATGCAGACGGGGAAGTACCCCGGTCCTATAGTGAACGCTCCACGCCGCCCCTGGTCCTTGATCAACTGGTTGTTCTGGTCCTGCCTGGTCCTGTATCCACTTGGCCTGCTCTTAGTACAGCTCATCATTTCAGGATCAGTGGGGACCATCTTGGTTTCGACAGCGCTCTGCATTGCAG
- the agpat4 gene encoding 1-acyl-sn-glycerol-3-phosphate acyltransferase delta isoform X4 has product MGDGCSHSTRCYLTRLQRLFKYSRTMSLVQLLRSHIFGHLIICYVFLVSGIIINVLQLCTLPLWPLNKQLARKVNCRLAYCISSQMVAVLEWWSGTECILYTDPKTYPLYGKENAIVVLNHSFEIDFLCGWTFCERLGVLGSSKVLAKKELAYVPVIGWMWYFLEIVFCKRKWEEDRKTVAQSLQNLRDYPENYWFLLYCEGTRFTPKKHEISMQVAETKGLPKLKYHLLPRTKGFWVTVQNLRGTVKAVYDSTLNFRNNETPTLLGILSGRKYHADLYVSCFGLLPGESHLTSFQKMNLSVLIGSTNSTRKRIIFKRATCRRGSTPVL; this is encoded by the exons ATGGGCGATGGGTGCAGTCATAGCACACGCTGTTACTTGACACGACTACAGAGATTGTTCAAATATTCCAGAACAATGAGCCTGGTGCAGCTGCTGAGAAGCCACATCTTTGGCCATCTGATCATCTGCTACGTGTTCCTGGTCAGCGGCATCATCATCAACGTGCTGCAGTTATGCACCCTACCTCTGTGGCCGCTCAACAAACAACTGGCCCGAAAGGTCAACTGCAGACTCGCGTACTGCATCAGCAGCC AGATGGTAGCAGTTTTGGAGTGGTGGTCTGGAACGGAATGCATCCTCTATACTGACCCAAAGACATACCCTTTGTATGGAAAAGAAAATGCAATTGTGGTTCTCAACCACAGTTTTGAGATAGACTTTCTGTGTGGCTGGACCTTCTGTGAGCGATTGGGAGTTCTCGGG agtTCCAAAGTACTTGCCAAAAAGGAGTTGGCTTACGTACCTGTCATTGGTTGGATGTGGTACTTCCTGGAAATCGTGTTCTGCAAGAGAAAATGGGAAGAGGACAGAAAGACAGTGGCTCAAAGTCTTCAGAACCTAAGGGACTACCCTGAAAACTATTGG TTTTTGCTTTACTGCGAAGGAACTCGATTCACACCAAAGAAGCATGAGATCAGCATGCAGGTAGCAGAAACCAAAGGTTTGCCTAAACTTAAGTATCATCTTCTACCAAGAACCAAAGGCTTCTGGGTCACAGTTCAAAATCTCAGAGGAACCG TCAAAGCGGTGTATGACTCTACACTTAACTTCAGAAACAACGAAACACCAACTCTGCTTGGAATTCTAAGCGGAAGGAAATACCATGCAGATTTATATGTGAG CTGCTTTGGCTTACTTCCAGGAGAATCCCACTTGACGTCATTCCAGAAGATGAATCTGAGTGTGCTGATTGGCTCCACAAACTCTACCAGGAAAAG GATCATTTTCAAGAGGGCTACATGCAGACGGGGAAGTACCCCGGTCCTATAG